In a single window of the Leptospira harrisiae genome:
- the rnc gene encoding ribonuclease III encodes MSDLIRIKLPPERISTLKELQSLTKTKFKEISLLHLAFVHRSFANEDSDRYLSDNERLEFLGDSVLGILAAEFLYKSLPKGKEGKLAKLKSKMVSAPAIAKLARSYRFTEYLLLGKGEREKGEANLNLQADCFEAFLGALYLDQGLESCRTFLTPHFQMMEKAVEDAEETKDYKTILQEFCQKKWKKLPEYSVMKEEGPDHNKEFLVSVVCEKHFQTNGEGKNKRRAEQMAAKAALRFLKIL; translated from the coding sequence TTGTCCGATTTAATTCGTATCAAACTCCCTCCCGAAAGAATTTCCACTCTCAAAGAACTTCAATCCCTCACTAAAACAAAATTTAAGGAAATTTCTCTTCTTCACCTAGCATTTGTTCATAGGTCTTTTGCCAACGAAGACTCAGATCGTTATTTATCTGATAATGAACGTTTAGAGTTTTTAGGGGACTCAGTCCTCGGAATCCTCGCTGCAGAATTTTTATATAAGTCCTTACCCAAGGGAAAAGAAGGAAAACTTGCTAAATTAAAAAGCAAAATGGTTTCTGCTCCAGCCATAGCCAAATTAGCCCGCTCATATAGGTTCACTGAGTATTTACTCCTCGGCAAAGGCGAAAGAGAGAAGGGAGAGGCCAATCTCAATCTCCAAGCAGACTGCTTTGAAGCCTTTCTTGGTGCTTTGTATTTGGACCAAGGGTTAGAGAGCTGTCGCACTTTTCTTACGCCTCATTTTCAAATGATGGAAAAGGCTGTTGAGGATGCAGAGGAAACAAAAGATTATAAAACCATTTTGCAGGAATTTTGCCAAAAGAAATGGAAAAAATTACCCGAATATTCTGTTATGAAAGAAGAGGGTCCTGATCACAACAAAGAGTTTCTGGTTTCTGTTGTTTGCGAAAAACATTTCCAAACAAATGGAGAAGGCAAAAATAAACGTCGGGCAGAACAGATGGCAGCGAAAGCCGCTTTACGTTTTTTAAAAATACTATGA
- a CDS encoding mechanosensitive ion channel family protein, producing the protein MGRGSLKEFYLDLNPLTLLRSTNRDFAETMILFGYMVVVAIFCYKVTMILVERIKPAPDAVHEYNRRKVARMGFLLVFGIAYLPIVFSSLSLLPTVLGLAGAGIVISLKEVWLNMVGWFMIMGANGFKVGDRIELDNIKGDVVNIGFFKFTLLEIASDPRFEQSTNRLIHFPNYNIVLYRFFIVSETMDFVWDEFKVYLELNSNWEKAEKICSQILHEELVLAPELVESKIREMSKNYLVRLGKTTPIVYTSLEPEGTILMCLRYLTPIRSKRLNRILISKEILTKFKNENDIHIHTH; encoded by the coding sequence ATGGGTAGGGGAAGCCTAAAAGAATTCTATTTGGATTTGAATCCATTAACTTTACTCCGAAGCACTAACCGTGATTTTGCGGAAACCATGATATTGTTTGGGTACATGGTCGTTGTTGCAATATTTTGTTATAAAGTTACAATGATTCTTGTGGAGAGGATCAAACCCGCTCCTGACGCAGTCCATGAATACAATCGTAGAAAAGTAGCTCGTATGGGTTTCCTTTTGGTTTTTGGGATTGCATACCTACCAATAGTTTTCTCCAGTTTGTCTTTGTTGCCAACAGTACTTGGTCTTGCAGGTGCCGGGATTGTCATTTCATTGAAAGAAGTATGGTTGAATATGGTCGGTTGGTTTATGATCATGGGTGCCAATGGATTTAAGGTGGGAGACCGGATAGAACTTGATAATATCAAGGGTGATGTTGTTAATATTGGTTTTTTTAAGTTCACTTTATTAGAAATTGCATCGGATCCAAGGTTTGAACAATCAACAAACCGTCTCATTCACTTTCCCAATTATAACATAGTCTTATACCGATTCTTTATCGTTTCAGAGACTATGGATTTTGTTTGGGATGAATTTAAAGTGTATTTGGAGTTAAACTCCAATTGGGAAAAAGCAGAAAAAATTTGTTCTCAAATTCTTCATGAAGAATTGGTTTTGGCACCAGAATTAGTAGAATCAAAAATTAGAGAGATGTCTAAAAACTATCTGGTAAGACTTGGCAAAACAACTCCCATCGTATATACTTCTTTAGAACCAGAAGGAACCATCCTTATGTGTTTACGTTATTTAACACCAATTAGGTCAAAGCGTCTGAATCGAATTCTTATCTCTAAAGAAATTCTAACAAAGTTCAAAAATGAAAATGACATCCACATCCACACACATTAA
- a CDS encoding ATP--guanido phosphotransferase: MIYCRFCGTKEVQFRKSGKFGCVHCAQVFEFKKPKQIKIIPENRILVLENFVKENRNHINLLSLRTRITRNLNSNLFPFYDPLIEKSKQLLVDFGMGPFLIPKYEQENENQEKITNWEFGFYLGSEDHIRLESIRMPSLKNFPISLFEKKRKISILRFLFQKSHWAYLPELGFVSSCPTNLGLGRRDSILLEIDSDVSFAFFSILQTLSEFGIEFAPSTDHRFRNIGKDRVLIVKISWKNALAVQKRQFYKILGLLGSY; this comes from the coding sequence ATGATTTATTGTCGTTTTTGCGGAACCAAAGAAGTTCAGTTTCGTAAAAGCGGCAAGTTTGGTTGTGTCCACTGTGCCCAAGTTTTTGAATTCAAAAAACCAAAACAGATCAAAATCATTCCAGAAAACCGAATTCTAGTTTTAGAAAATTTTGTAAAAGAAAATAGAAATCATATTAATTTATTGTCATTACGGACGCGCATTACAAGAAATCTAAACTCAAATTTGTTTCCATTTTATGATCCCTTAATTGAAAAGTCAAAACAACTGTTAGTTGATTTTGGGATGGGTCCATTTCTAATCCCCAAGTATGAACAAGAGAATGAAAACCAGGAAAAAATAACTAATTGGGAATTTGGTTTTTATTTAGGATCGGAAGACCATATACGTCTCGAATCAATCAGAATGCCCTCTCTTAAAAATTTCCCAATTTCTCTCTTTGAAAAAAAAAGGAAAATTTCGATCTTACGATTTTTATTCCAAAAATCTCATTGGGCCTACCTTCCGGAATTGGGATTTGTTTCCTCCTGTCCCACGAATCTGGGTTTGGGGAGGCGAGATTCGATCCTTTTGGAAATTGATTCTGATGTCAGTTTTGCATTTTTTTCAATTTTACAAACATTGTCTGAATTTGGTATAGAATTTGCTCCTTCCACCGATCATAGATTTAGGAACATCGGAAAAGACCGGGTCCTGATCGTAAAAATCTCGTGGAAGAACGCTCTGGCGGTCCAAAAACGTCAGTTTTACAAAATTCTTGGTTTACTAGGCTCGTATTAA
- a CDS encoding NUDIX domain-containing protein: MIDFLLKSKSMRVRVAALIQDPKGKILLVQQQKKQSGYWLLPGGGIEFGESGEEALKRELNEELSLEVSKIDFLFLNESIDPNKKRHLIQIVFLTKVKDLLPVLNPKEKAISGFGYFTTKEILSMDIRPDIKHYFRAKTSNKPRYISSPWVNEP, encoded by the coding sequence ATGATCGATTTTCTATTAAAATCTAAATCGATGAGAGTTCGAGTTGCGGCTCTCATTCAAGATCCCAAGGGCAAAATTTTGCTTGTACAACAGCAAAAAAAACAATCTGGGTATTGGTTACTTCCTGGTGGTGGAATTGAATTTGGAGAGTCAGGAGAAGAAGCTCTCAAACGAGAACTAAACGAAGAACTGTCTCTAGAAGTGAGTAAAATCGATTTTTTATTTTTAAATGAATCCATTGATCCAAATAAAAAACGCCACCTCATTCAAATTGTATTTTTGACAAAGGTCAAAGATCTGTTACCCGTTCTCAATCCGAAAGAAAAAGCCATTTCTGGATTTGGTTATTTTACAACCAAAGAAATTTTGTCTATGGACATTCGTCCTGATATAAAACATTACTTCCGCGCAAAAACTTCAAATAAACCTAGATATATTTCCAGCCCATGGGTGAATGAACCATGA
- the aroB gene encoding 3-dehydroquinate synthase, with amino-acid sequence MKLSEREIVGQGFRYPIELHEDFQGLSENLNSLPKVSKIYVLTSREIAGIYEKYITKELKSLNVPFSFIYLKPGEKNKHIDRVKKVYNQLIETDADRRAVIIAFGGGVVGDFAGFIAATYQRGVRFVQVPTTLLACVDSSVGGKVAVNVDSGKNMVGAFYQPEFVFAPLFTLSTLPEKEWSCGLAEIAKHSFLDGGEFFEKISNSNRSEYSPESSILRYAIEESVRVKSGIVGQDEKESGLRAVLNLGHTTGHAIESLTQYKKYSHGEAVSVGLVTALLLSKELVGFSESNFQKAITLMKKLELPTRLEEKPEEILKHMEHDKKKEGSSLKFVLLEDFGKPKFGVPVERKLILEILKRQKGKL; translated from the coding sequence ATGAAGTTGTCAGAACGGGAAATTGTAGGACAGGGGTTTCGTTACCCGATTGAGTTACACGAAGACTTCCAAGGCCTTTCTGAAAATTTAAATTCTCTACCCAAAGTTTCTAAAATTTATGTACTTACAAGTCGTGAAATTGCGGGAATTTATGAAAAATACATTACCAAAGAATTAAAGTCTTTAAACGTACCTTTTTCTTTTATATATCTGAAACCAGGTGAAAAAAACAAACACATTGATCGAGTGAAAAAAGTTTACAACCAACTCATTGAAACCGATGCAGATCGAAGAGCCGTTATCATTGCATTTGGTGGTGGAGTTGTAGGCGATTTTGCAGGTTTTATTGCGGCAACCTACCAAAGGGGCGTACGATTTGTTCAGGTTCCAACAACTCTACTTGCATGTGTTGATTCTTCTGTTGGTGGGAAAGTGGCAGTGAATGTGGATTCGGGAAAAAATATGGTGGGTGCATTTTACCAACCAGAATTTGTTTTTGCCCCATTATTTACACTTTCTACTTTACCTGAAAAGGAATGGAGTTGTGGTCTTGCAGAAATTGCAAAACATTCATTCCTAGATGGTGGAGAATTTTTTGAAAAAATATCAAATTCAAATCGATCCGAATACTCCCCTGAATCATCAATTCTCCGTTATGCGATAGAAGAATCCGTTCGAGTAAAATCAGGGATTGTTGGCCAAGATGAGAAGGAATCTGGATTACGTGCTGTTTTGAATTTAGGCCATACCACTGGTCATGCCATTGAATCATTAACACAATACAAAAAATATTCCCACGGGGAGGCTGTTTCAGTCGGTCTTGTTACAGCATTATTGTTATCCAAAGAGTTAGTTGGATTTTCAGAATCAAATTTTCAAAAGGCAATCACCCTTATGAAAAAACTGGAACTTCCCACTCGTTTAGAGGAAAAACCAGAAGAAATTTTGAAACATATGGAACATGATAAAAAAAAGGAAGGTAGTTCCTTGAAGTTTGTTCTCTTAGAGGATTTCGGAAAACCTAAATTTGGCGTTCCTGTGGAAAGAAAATTGATCCTCGAAATTTTAAAACGCCAAAAAGGAAAATTATAG
- a CDS encoding LIC_10230 family protein, which translates to MEKLKQRLPIITSAFIAIILIHSLFVDYTVQFPDYIATESSEAAMESMKPQVVAENGVLNRISYLESFLVELESRELPVDTEQEDTKENIKRVLVGQKLLLGLSLFYLLLAFSTAVSYAYRAWFHKTLANVFYPVSFLVLAPKVFYQLNLAIQMEILSYFYFVFLIFTYGISIISYRLILKNKELAEGFQSLQFSSSLEEEGRSPSNTKTGSIFAPVFHVAIIILIGILIGNLIYIPLFLLQKHYVTEFSYFIFFLLGILSLFYIFNYKKVGGEPNSSNWKNLAVSFAYLQFRFLRNGFLSIFSTILIVFFVTFLFSLLLFNIDLIQNHLGLFGKATEF; encoded by the coding sequence ATGGAAAAACTAAAACAACGCCTCCCGATCATTACTTCGGCATTTATTGCCATCATTCTTATCCATTCCCTTTTTGTTGATTACACGGTTCAGTTTCCTGACTATATCGCTACTGAATCTTCAGAAGCAGCCATGGAATCGATGAAACCACAAGTAGTCGCTGAAAATGGAGTCCTGAATCGAATCTCCTATTTAGAATCTTTTTTGGTTGAGCTGGAATCAAGGGAACTTCCCGTAGATACGGAACAAGAAGATACTAAAGAAAATATCAAACGAGTCTTAGTTGGGCAAAAGTTATTACTCGGACTTTCTTTGTTCTATTTGTTATTAGCATTTTCTACTGCTGTTTCCTATGCATACAGAGCATGGTTTCATAAAACATTAGCAAATGTGTTTTATCCAGTTTCCTTTTTGGTTTTGGCCCCAAAAGTTTTTTATCAACTTAACCTGGCAATACAAATGGAAATTTTATCTTATTTCTATTTTGTATTTTTAATTTTCACATACGGAATTAGTATTATTTCCTACCGATTGATTTTGAAAAACAAAGAATTGGCGGAAGGATTTCAATCCTTACAGTTTTCATCCTCTTTGGAAGAAGAAGGAAGATCACCAAGTAACACAAAAACAGGATCAATTTTTGCTCCAGTGTTTCATGTGGCCATCATCATCTTAATTGGAATCCTAATTGGAAATTTGATTTATATCCCACTGTTTTTATTACAAAAACACTATGTAACTGAATTCAGTTATTTCATTTTCTTCTTACTTGGGATTTTATCTTTATTTTATATCTTCAATTACAAAAAAGTGGGTGGAGAACCAAACAGTAGCAATTGGAAAAACTTAGCAGTTAGTTTTGCTTATTTACAGTTTCGTTTTCTAAGGAACGGATTTCTATCTATATTTAGCACCATTCTTATTGTTTTCTTCGTAACGTTTTTGTTCAGTTTGTTACTTTTTAATATAGATCTGATCCAAAATCATTTGGGTTTATTCGGAAAAGCTACTGAGTTTTGA
- a CDS encoding ATP-dependent Clp protease ATP-binding subunit, with protein sequence MLEFTKRAKRVINEIAQDEAKRLGSDFIGPEHILLGLLREEDSVAIKILTNLNINLNELRKEVEKRTREGSGALLLDVSQGQDKYQKMIEVSKEEAKRLKHNYVGTEHILLALLRDNNNIAGGSLSSFSVNYNVIKSEILRLLGAPPSGAVGGTTGTQGTTQGQTQQQTTPRQEKSKTPILDEFARDLTQLAREKKLDPVIGRSKEIERVIQILSRKTKNNPVLVGESGVGKTAIVEGLAQAVIEKLVPDLLFDKRVLSLDLASLIAGTKYRGEFEERLKKIMKEIVTSQNIIIFIDELHTLIGAGAAEGAVDAANILKPALARGELQCIGATTNNEYRKYIEKDSALERRFQMVKVLEPSVDDAVLILDGLKKAYEAHHKVRYTEKAIEQAVKLSHRYINDRFLPDKAIDIIDEAGAKARLANCQRPNEIKEIEEEIKALSVKKEDLVRSQEYEKAAAVRDEVNRKKGQLEEKTKQWQERMEGYAVSIEEEDILSVVSLWTGIPLKKMEESENTKLLNLEEDIKTRIVGQTDAIEKVARAVRRSRTGLKSEKRPTGSFIFLGPTGVGKTELAKALAEQLFGSEDNMLRIDMSEYMEPHAVSRLIGAPPGYVGYDDGGQLTEFVRRKPYSLVLLDEIEKAHHDLFNILLQIMEEGNLTDTKGRKVNFRDTIIIMTSNIAAKEISKGGRLGFEDFAEERETYKAEQAREQLKKHFNPEFLNRVDEVVYFAPLKKEEIVNIVDIMLKDFNKRLTEKKVIVDLSLAAKEHFATIGYDQNYGARPLRRVFQRELEDYMAVQSLKGVYDNPTKILVDFAEGKLVYSESPWSEYKEPPKKDDGSSPNTEEKDLALV encoded by the coding sequence ATGTTGGAATTCACAAAAAGAGCAAAAAGAGTCATCAACGAAATCGCCCAAGATGAGGCAAAACGTTTGGGTTCCGATTTTATCGGTCCTGAGCACATTCTACTTGGGCTTCTCCGGGAGGAGGACTCTGTCGCGATTAAGATTCTTACGAATCTAAATATCAATTTAAACGAACTTCGCAAAGAAGTCGAAAAAAGAACTCGTGAGGGTTCTGGTGCCTTGCTTTTGGATGTAAGCCAAGGCCAAGACAAATACCAAAAAATGATCGAAGTTTCTAAAGAGGAAGCAAAACGCCTCAAACATAACTATGTAGGAACCGAACACATTCTACTGGCATTACTACGCGATAACAATAATATCGCAGGTGGATCGTTATCATCTTTCAGTGTAAATTATAACGTCATTAAGTCAGAGATTTTGCGTCTTTTGGGAGCGCCACCATCGGGTGCTGTGGGCGGAACGACTGGTACACAAGGTACCACTCAAGGCCAAACCCAACAACAAACCACACCTAGACAGGAAAAGAGTAAAACTCCTATTTTGGATGAGTTTGCAAGGGATCTAACACAACTCGCACGTGAGAAAAAATTAGATCCCGTGATTGGTCGCTCGAAAGAAATCGAACGTGTCATTCAAATCCTTTCACGTAAAACTAAAAACAACCCAGTTCTCGTGGGAGAATCAGGTGTTGGTAAAACAGCAATTGTCGAGGGTCTTGCCCAGGCCGTAATTGAAAAGTTGGTTCCCGATTTACTTTTCGATAAACGAGTGTTATCTCTTGATTTGGCAAGTCTCATTGCGGGAACGAAATACCGTGGAGAATTTGAAGAACGATTGAAAAAAATTATGAAAGAAATCGTTACTTCACAAAACATCATCATCTTTATCGATGAGTTGCACACTTTGATTGGTGCGGGTGCGGCAGAAGGTGCTGTGGATGCAGCAAACATCTTAAAACCAGCTCTGGCTCGTGGGGAACTACAATGTATCGGTGCAACCACCAATAACGAATACCGTAAATACATCGAAAAAGATTCTGCACTGGAACGTCGATTCCAAATGGTGAAAGTTCTAGAACCTTCTGTGGATGACGCAGTTCTTATCTTGGATGGTTTGAAAAAAGCATACGAAGCTCACCATAAGGTTCGTTATACGGAAAAAGCCATTGAACAAGCAGTGAAGTTATCTCACCGTTATATCAACGATCGTTTTTTACCAGACAAAGCTATCGATATCATTGATGAAGCAGGTGCGAAAGCTCGTCTTGCAAATTGCCAACGTCCTAACGAAATCAAAGAAATCGAAGAGGAAATCAAAGCACTTTCTGTTAAAAAAGAAGATTTGGTTCGTAGTCAAGAGTATGAAAAGGCAGCGGCTGTTCGCGATGAAGTGAATCGTAAAAAAGGACAGTTGGAAGAAAAAACCAAACAATGGCAAGAACGTATGGAAGGTTATGCCGTCTCCATTGAAGAAGAAGATATCCTATCTGTTGTAAGTCTTTGGACTGGAATTCCATTGAAAAAAATGGAGGAGTCTGAAAACACAAAACTTCTCAATTTGGAAGAAGACATTAAAACTCGAATTGTTGGCCAAACTGATGCCATCGAAAAAGTGGCACGTGCCGTCAGACGATCTCGCACTGGACTAAAAAGCGAAAAACGCCCTACTGGATCGTTTATTTTCCTTGGACCAACAGGTGTAGGAAAAACGGAACTTGCGAAAGCACTCGCAGAACAACTGTTTGGATCTGAAGACAATATGCTCCGCATTGATATGTCGGAATATATGGAACCTCATGCAGTATCCCGTTTGATTGGTGCTCCTCCAGGTTATGTAGGATATGATGATGGCGGCCAACTCACAGAATTTGTCCGAAGAAAACCATATAGTTTGGTTTTACTCGACGAAATTGAAAAGGCACACCATGACCTTTTTAATATCTTACTGCAAATTATGGAAGAAGGGAACTTAACAGACACAAAAGGTCGTAAGGTAAATTTCCGTGATACAATCATCATCATGACTTCGAACATCGCAGCGAAAGAAATTTCGAAAGGTGGTCGATTGGGTTTTGAAGATTTTGCAGAAGAAAGAGAAACTTACAAAGCTGAACAAGCCCGTGAACAGTTAAAAAAACATTTTAATCCAGAATTCCTCAACCGTGTTGATGAAGTGGTTTACTTTGCGCCTCTCAAAAAAGAAGAAATTGTAAACATTGTGGATATCATGTTGAAAGACTTTAACAAACGTTTGACTGAAAAGAAAGTCATCGTGGATCTTTCATTAGCCGCAAAAGAACATTTTGCTACTATTGGTTACGACCAAAACTATGGAGCACGTCCACTCCGACGTGTATTCCAAAGAGAATTGGAAGACTATATGGCAGTGCAGTCTTTGAAAGGTGTTTATGACAACCCAACAAAGATCTTAGTTGATTTTGCAGAAGGTAAACTAGTGTATTCCGAATCTCCTTGGTCTGAATATAAAGAACCTCCTAAAAAAGATGATGGATCTTCCCCAAATACTGAGGAAAAAGATTTGGCTCTCGTTTAG
- a CDS encoding toxin-antitoxin system YwqK family antitoxin, with translation MTSTSTHIKDSSIWIYVSLSMILVSSLFFGSCKATITMPGSIPENANYEKKTNLYQLAENGFYREWYENGKLITEVPINPSGELNGYGKKLNYLTGITILEGNLINGDRDGLWKFYFSDGKLYIEQNYKAGNRKKQLWIRSAELGNETGSYHRYFRNGRLNEKGFFDGGLRTGDWVRYYPDTKVEEKGSYENDKKVGEWFYYYPTGVKEASETYSNEGELISRSTYYPNGNVWCIVKTGKEPECH, from the coding sequence ATGACATCCACATCCACACACATTAAAGACAGTTCGATTTGGATCTATGTATCCTTATCTATGATTCTAGTTTCCAGTTTATTCTTTGGATCTTGTAAAGCAACAATCACAATGCCTGGTTCGATTCCCGAAAATGCTAACTATGAGAAAAAAACGAATCTCTACCAATTGGCTGAAAATGGATTTTATCGCGAATGGTATGAAAATGGGAAGCTGATTACCGAGGTGCCGATCAATCCTTCGGGTGAACTAAACGGATACGGGAAAAAGTTAAATTATCTAACTGGGATTACCATCTTGGAAGGTAACCTGATCAATGGGGATAGGGATGGTCTTTGGAAGTTTTATTTTTCTGACGGGAAGTTATACATCGAACAAAATTATAAAGCGGGAAATCGCAAAAAACAATTATGGATTCGGTCAGCAGAACTCGGAAATGAAACTGGCTCTTATCACCGTTACTTTCGGAATGGCAGGTTGAATGAAAAGGGATTTTTTGATGGTGGGCTTCGTACGGGAGATTGGGTTCGTTATTATCCAGATACAAAAGTAGAAGAAAAGGGAAGTTACGAAAACGATAAGAAGGTGGGTGAATGGTTTTATTACTATCCTACTGGCGTAAAGGAGGCCTCAGAAACCTACTCTAACGAAGGAGAATTGATTTCAAGGTCTACATACTATCCAAATGGAAATGTTTGGTGTATCGTGAAAACAGGAAAGGAACCTGAGTGCCATTAG
- a CDS encoding ABC transporter permease — MGIVSLITIRYIRGSRVLGFLSIKSRLSFIVMAVGVGLLVVVLSIFNGFQKQVKESLWQGGPHITIENSYGSGAIYDFEKVIAHLKDDPKLAESFVSVEGNITSHGLIQSNNNFNPIMIRAVPIDSVEKLVENGLPNFPRILQYDRDAIQSINTQKLVVVGKEMSAIYGYGLGREITMAVPGGRFTVERGVQVNVQTFRLTGLFKTGYYNYDSKFVFLSLPQAQEFFKMKGAVNQVAIKVRSLDDLKLTKHRILSRLNEDNWNKKIQDETSWSVRTIAEEQENFLAALRLEKTIISIIVFLFIVLAALGMVATVHSLIRAKRRSIGTLKALGLASNDILLIFTLNAMIVGILSSLVGGMAGIFIATKLEVIINVISEIINGIGGLLNPGDWDPVELVPKDIYYFDHIPVDIDISFIFMVTTAATILSGLAGYFPARMAANLNPVDTIRND; from the coding sequence ATGGGAATCGTCTCTTTAATCACAATCCGTTACATCCGAGGGTCCAGAGTACTAGGATTTCTCTCCATCAAATCCAGGCTGTCGTTTATTGTTATGGCAGTGGGAGTGGGACTCCTAGTAGTAGTCCTCTCCATTTTCAACGGATTTCAAAAACAAGTAAAGGAATCTCTTTGGCAAGGGGGTCCTCATATCACCATTGAGAACTCATATGGGTCTGGGGCGATCTACGATTTTGAAAAGGTCATCGCTCACCTTAAGGATGACCCAAAACTTGCAGAGTCTTTTGTTTCTGTTGAAGGAAATATCACAAGCCATGGTCTCATCCAAAGTAATAACAACTTTAACCCAATCATGATTCGTGCGGTTCCAATCGATTCAGTAGAAAAATTGGTTGAAAATGGATTACCAAATTTCCCGCGGATCTTGCAGTACGATCGCGACGCCATCCAATCCATCAACACTCAGAAATTGGTTGTGGTGGGAAAAGAAATGAGTGCTATTTACGGATATGGGCTTGGACGTGAAATCACGATGGCAGTTCCCGGTGGTAGATTTACTGTGGAACGTGGAGTCCAAGTCAACGTACAAACCTTTCGTTTGACCGGACTTTTTAAAACTGGTTATTATAATTATGATTCTAAGTTTGTGTTTTTATCTCTCCCACAAGCCCAAGAATTTTTTAAAATGAAAGGTGCAGTCAACCAGGTAGCCATTAAGGTTCGATCCTTAGATGATTTAAAACTCACCAAACATAGAATCTTATCTAGGTTAAACGAAGACAACTGGAACAAAAAAATTCAAGATGAAACTTCATGGTCTGTTCGAACCATTGCTGAGGAACAAGAAAACTTTCTTGCTGCACTTCGTTTGGAAAAAACAATCATCTCCATCATTGTATTTCTTTTTATTGTTCTTGCCGCACTTGGGATGGTAGCAACGGTTCATTCACTCATTCGAGCCAAAAGAAGATCCATTGGAACCTTGAAGGCACTTGGTCTTGCTTCTAATGATATACTTTTAATTTTTACTTTAAATGCTATGATTGTTGGAATACTATCATCGCTCGTAGGTGGGATGGCGGGAATTTTTATAGCCACTAAATTAGAAGTGATCATTAACGTAATTTCTGAGATCATTAATGGCATTGGTGGATTACTCAATCCTGGGGATTGGGATCCTGTGGAACTTGTACCAAAAGATATTTATTATTTTGATCATATCCCTGTGGATATTGATATTTCTTTTATCTTTATGGTGACAACGGCAGCGACCATTCTCTCTGGACTTGCTGGTTATTTCCCTGCCCGTATGGCTGCGAATTTAAACCCTGTGGATACAATACGAAATGACTGA
- a CDS encoding ABC transporter ATP-binding protein: MTDMNLKPTVSVRKLEKYYQVVDKRYHIISGLNFEVLPGEIVSVEGASGVGKSTLLNILGAMDSFDDGEVEVCGVSLKNLNEKQRESFRAEKISFIFQQHLLLPDFTALENVMMPLLIARMNPNLAKQQATEILKKVGLGERTESFPSQLSGGESARVGVARALVGRRQLILADEPTGNLDRDNSRHLMDLIKELQNEFKFSLILVTHDLELASMAHKRNRIVSGQLTPVT; encoded by the coding sequence ATGACTGATATGAATTTAAAACCAACTGTTTCTGTTCGCAAATTAGAAAAATACTACCAGGTTGTCGATAAAAGATACCATATCATTTCCGGCCTAAATTTTGAAGTATTACCTGGGGAAATTGTATCCGTTGAAGGAGCTTCAGGTGTGGGGAAGTCCACACTTCTCAATATCCTCGGCGCTATGGATTCGTTTGACGACGGTGAGGTGGAAGTATGTGGAGTGAGTCTTAAGAACCTAAACGAAAAACAAAGAGAAAGTTTTCGTGCCGAAAAAATTTCTTTTATCTTCCAACAACACCTTCTATTACCTGATTTTACGGCCTTAGAAAATGTAATGATGCCATTACTCATCGCTAGGATGAATCCAAATTTGGCAAAACAACAAGCCACTGAAATTTTGAAAAAGGTTGGTCTTGGTGAAAGGACAGAAAGTTTCCCATCCCAACTTTCTGGAGGAGAAAGTGCTAGAGTCGGTGTGGCAAGAGCACTTGTCGGAAGAAGGCAACTGATTTTAGCAGATGAACCAACAGGGAACCTTGACCGAGATAATTCACGTCATTTGATGGATCTAATCAAAGAACTGCAGAATGAATTTAAATTTTCTTTGATTCTTGTGACTCATGACTTAGAGCTTGCCTCTATGGCTCATAAAAGAAATCGGATTGTATCTGGACAACTAACTCCCGTTACGTAA
- the acpP gene encoding acyl carrier protein has protein sequence MADFDKIKSIIVEQLGVDESEVTPEAHFINDLGADSLDTVELVMALEEEFGVEISDEDAEKIQTVGDVIKFIDKLKG, from the coding sequence ATGGCAGATTTCGATAAAATTAAGTCAATCATCGTAGAACAACTTGGCGTTGACGAGTCAGAAGTAACACCTGAAGCTCACTTCATCAATGATCTTGGTGCTGACTCTCTTGATACAGTTGAGCTAGTAATGGCTCTTGAAGAAGAGTTTGGTGTGGAAATTTCTGACGAAGACGCAGAAAAAATCCAAACCGTAGGCGATGTAATTAAATTCATCGATAAACTTAAGGGGTAA